In a genomic window of Quercus lobata isolate SW786 chromosome 4, ValleyOak3.0 Primary Assembly, whole genome shotgun sequence:
- the LOC115988106 gene encoding premnaspirodiene oxygenase-like, producing MLQDPPFSFFTCLLFFFILIIYLKRFKAKDQSHKLLPGPWKLPLIGNLHQLIFFQPHRCLRDLAKKYGPIMQLQLGEVLAIIISSPKVAKEVLKTHDAALANRPVLLAIEVMSYDNSGMIFAPYDEYWRQMRKLCVMQFLSAKRIQSFRSIREEEVWNLVEGISSSEGLQINFTEKISSLTYGITARAAIGKKCKYEEELISLIKETFILSGGFEVPDLFPSLKFLSFLTGKKPALKKMHKKLDKILDDIINDHKKKRCATSANKHASDHDDIVDVLLKLQESGELEFNLTSNRIKAVTLDIFSGASETSATMIEWSMSELLRNPKVMEKTQAEVRQVLKGRKNIDEVDIQKLDYLKLVVKETLRLHPPAALIPRESREKCEINGYEIPNNTKVYINAWAIGRDTEYWSDADCFHPERFQGSHIDFRGANFEFIPFGGGRRICPGISFALANIELVLSQLLYHFNWKLPNEIKPEEIDMSESFGLSCRRKNDLKLIATPWSPLLHEKH from the exons ATGCTCCAAGATCCCCCCTTTTCCTTCTTTACGTGcctcctcttcttttttatcctGATAATTTATTTGAAGAGGTTCAAAGCCAAAGACCAAAGCCATAAGTTGTTGCCTGGGCCATGGAAACTGCCTCTTATAGGGAATTTGCACCAACTGATTTTCTTTCAACCACATCGATGCTTGAGAGATTTAGCCAAAAAATATGGACCCATTATGCAACTTCAGTTGGGTGAGGTCTTGGCTATAATCATTTCATCACCAAAAGTAGCCAAAGAGGTGTTAAAGACACACGATGCTGCTTTGGCAAATAGGCCAGTACTCCTTGCCATTGAAGTTATGTCTTATGATAATTCAGGTATGATCTTTGCCCCTTATGATGAATATTGGAGACAAATGCGAAAGCTTTGTGTCATGCAGTTCCTGAGCGCGAAGCGAATCCAGTCATTTAGATCAATAAGAGAAGAAGAGGTGTGGAATCTTGTTGAAGGCATTTCTTCGTCTGAGGGACTTCAAATCAATTTCACAGAGAAAATCTCCTCCTTGACATATGGTATCACTGCCAGGGCAGCCATTGGGAAGAAGTGCAAATATGAAGAGGAACTCATATCACTAATCAAGGAAACGTTTATTCTCAGTGGAGGCTTTGAAGTGCCCGATTTGTTTCCTTCACTAAAGTTCCTTAGCTTCCTTACTGGAAAGAAGCCCGCCTTGAAGAAAATGCACAAAAAACTTGACAAGATTCTCGATGATATAATCAACGATCATAAGAAGAAAAGGTGTGCCACTTCAGCCAACAAACATGCAAGTGATCATGACGATATAGTTGATGTGCTTCTAAAACTTCAGGAATCGGGTGAGCTTGAATTTAATCTCACCAGCAACCGCATCAAAGCTGTAACCCTG GACATATTCTCTGGAGCAAGTGAGACTTCAGCAACCATGATAGAATGGTCAATGTCAGAATTATTGAGAAATCCAAAAGTAATGGAGAAGACACAAGCTGAAGTGCGACAAGTCCTTAAAGGGCGGAAGAATATTGATGAGGTTGACATTCAAAAACTAGATTACTTGAAACTAGTTGTGAAAGAAACTTTACGATTGCATCCTCCTGCTGCCTTGATCCCAAGGGAATCAAGAGAAAAATGTGAAATCAATGGCTATGAGATACCAAACAATACAAAAGTATACATTAATGCATGGGCTATAGGGAGAGATACTGAATATTGGAGTGATGCTGATTGCTTTCACCCGGAGAGATTCCAAGGTTCTCATATTGATTTTAGAGGGGCAAACTTTGAATTCATTCCATTTGGAGGTGGTAGGAGGATATGTCCTGGCATATCTTTTGCTCTTGCAAACATTGAACTTGTTCTTTCTCAATTGCTATATCACTTCAATTGGAAACTCCCTAATGAGATCAAACCAGAAGAAATTGACATGTCTGAATCTTTTGGATTATCATGTAGGAGAAAGAATGATTTGAAGCTAATTGCCACTCCTTGGTCTCCTCTTCTTCATGAAAAACATTGA